A window from Chitinophagales bacterium encodes these proteins:
- a CDS encoding ABC transporter permease, which translates to MQKPIKVITANPPTIAEYWREMKKYRSLIWVFAWQEVKVQYAQTKFGLLWAILRPLFVLLLFTVLFKYLLKVETTSPYHLFAFAGMIAWNYFQQIVTLASSSIVQRQNLIRKMYFPKLILPLAKVVVASVEAGVSLLILMLFMLLSPEVWSINFLLLPLFILLTAVSGLAIALWMNALNAKFRDLNQIVPTVIGVGIWFTPVFFPTTIIPPQFNIFLYLNPMAGIIKGYRFALLGEAFPEWQFWISISFVAILCAIGAWYLTQVEDDIVDYA; encoded by the coding sequence ATGCAAAAGCCCATAAAAGTTATTACTGCCAACCCGCCAACCATTGCCGAATACTGGCGCGAAATGAAAAAATATCGCAGCCTTATTTGGGTTTTTGCATGGCAAGAAGTTAAAGTACAATACGCCCAAACAAAGTTTGGATTGCTATGGGCAATACTACGGCCACTATTTGTGCTGCTTCTTTTTACTGTGCTCTTCAAGTATTTATTGAAAGTAGAAACCACTTCGCCCTACCACCTTTTTGCCTTTGCCGGAATGATTGCTTGGAACTACTTTCAACAAATAGTAACCCTTGCTTCTTCTTCTATAGTGCAGCGCCAAAACCTAATTCGCAAAATGTACTTCCCCAAGCTTATTTTGCCGCTCGCAAAAGTTGTGGTGGCATCGGTAGAAGCCGGAGTTTCGCTCCTAATACTCATGCTGTTTATGCTGCTAAGCCCCGAAGTATGGAGTATAAATTTTTTACTGCTGCCATTGTTTATTCTACTAACTGCTGTAAGCGGTTTGGCAATTGCGCTTTGGATGAATGCTCTTAATGCAAAGTTTCGCGATTTAAACCAAATTGTACCCACCGTAATTGGCGTGGGAATATGGTTTACACCTGTGTTTTTTCCTACCACCATTATACCGCCACAATTCAATATTTTTTTATACCTGAATCCAATGGCAGGCATTATTAAAGGCTATCGGTTTGCGCTACTGGGTGAAGCATTTCCGGAATGGCAGTTTTGGATTTCCATTTCTTTTGTTGCCATACTATGTGCTATTGGCGCTTGGTATTTAACTCAGGTTGAAGACGATATTGTAGATTACGCCTAA
- a CDS encoding CoA transferase subunit A, producing the protein MNKVVSGADDAIKDIQDNAVIMLGGFGLCGIPENSIAALVRKGVKGLTCISNNAGVDGFGIGLLLQTRQVRKMISSYVGENAEFERQLLSGELEVELVPQGTLATRCMMTGYGIPAFYTPAGVGTEVAQGKETRQFGGKEYLMETAFESDFAIVKAWKGDTAGNLIYRGTARNFNPLMAMAGKITIAEVEELVPVGELDPNEIHTPGIYVNRIFKGEQYEKRIEQRTVRK; encoded by the coding sequence ATAAACAAAGTAGTTAGCGGGGCAGACGATGCCATAAAAGATATACAAGACAACGCAGTAATTATGCTGGGCGGCTTTGGGTTATGCGGCATTCCCGAAAACAGCATTGCAGCATTGGTACGCAAAGGCGTAAAAGGGCTAACCTGTATTTCTAACAATGCCGGAGTAGATGGCTTTGGAATTGGCTTACTGCTGCAAACCCGCCAGGTAAGGAAAATGATTTCGAGCTATGTAGGCGAAAATGCCGAGTTTGAAAGGCAACTATTGAGCGGAGAACTAGAAGTAGAACTGGTGCCACAAGGCACATTGGCCACCCGCTGTATGATGACCGGTTATGGCATTCCTGCATTTTATACTCCGGCAGGTGTGGGCACCGAAGTAGCCCAAGGAAAAGAAACACGCCAGTTTGGCGGTAAAGAATACTTAATGGAAACCGCTTTTGAAAGCGATTTTGCCATAGTAAAAGCATGGAAAGGCGATACTGCCGGAAACTTAATTTACCGCGGCACCGCCCGCAATTTTAATCCGCTTATGGCAATGGCCGGTAAAATTACCATTGCAGAAGTAGAAGAATTGGTGCCCGTTGGCGAACTCGACCCTAACGAAATACACACACCCGGCATTTACGTAAACAGAATTTTTAAAGGCGAACAATACGAAAAAAGAATCGAACAACGCACGGTGAGAAAATAA
- a CDS encoding UDP-2,3-diacylglucosamine diphosphatase, translated as MRIYFASDLHLGTPNSTASRQRELLFIQWLEMAAADATEIFLVGDLFDFWHEYQTVVPKGFVRLQGKIAALCDSGIPVHIFTGNHDLWMSGYLQEELGATVYYQAIERAFNGKTFLIGHGDGLGPGDAGFKRMKKLFTHPLAQWAFRWLHPDIGMKLGSYFSRKSRYKNGEATKEIFLGEEREWLVQYCKRKLTQQHYDYFVFGHRHLPIHLPVGENSIYINLGDWIHHNTYAVFDGNTTELKHFNP; from the coding sequence ATGCGTATTTATTTTGCATCGGATTTACATTTAGGAACACCCAACAGCACTGCCAGCCGCCAGCGCGAACTGCTGTTTATTCAATGGTTAGAAATGGCTGCTGCCGATGCTACCGAAATTTTTTTGGTAGGCGACCTCTTTGATTTTTGGCACGAATACCAAACCGTTGTACCTAAAGGTTTTGTTCGATTACAGGGCAAAATTGCCGCCCTTTGCGACAGCGGCATTCCTGTTCATATTTTTACCGGCAATCACGATTTATGGATGAGCGGTTACCTGCAAGAAGAATTGGGAGCTACCGTTTACTACCAAGCTATAGAAAGAGCGTTTAACGGCAAAACTTTCTTAATTGGGCATGGCGATGGTTTGGGTCCCGGAGATGCCGGATTTAAACGCATGAAGAAACTCTTTACACATCCATTGGCACAATGGGCGTTCCGGTGGTTGCATCCCGATATTGGCATGAAGCTAGGCAGTTACTTTTCTCGAAAAAGCCGCTACAAAAATGGCGAAGCCACCAAAGAAATTTTTTTGGGCGAAGAGCGTGAATGGCTAGTACAATACTGCAAGAGAAAACTCACACAGCAGCACTACGATTATTTTGTGTTTGGTCATCGCCACTTACCCATCCACCTTCCGGTAGGCGAAAACAGTATTTACATAAACTTGGGCGATTGGATTCACCACAATACTTATGCTGTATTTGACGGCAACACTACCGAACTCAAACATTTTAATCCATGA
- a CDS encoding T9SS type A sorting domain-containing protein, with amino-acid sequence MKHTFFISLLLLFGTTIHAQTIDWAAPIGGHYTDRALSVIIDAQGNKYIGGHFNDTVDFDLGAGPAFKDCTPDALGRGNAFVLKLDATDNFVKVLTFGNPLDPRYIGVTSMKKDASGNLFLLGYFNTTVDFDPDTAVTHEVVPISTSDIFLVKLDANENFLWAKNWADNFPEGSNNGGDEEGPAMTIDASGNVCIAGRYKETVDFDPDTSEYELTSMGQRGYVLKFDNNGNFLWVKSIDADTVGGALVFPRSIASDASGNLYVSGDFIGAVDFDPDTVSAYTLTDSIQKGFLLKLSANGSFQWAKQMGGVGASAISTYNFVNAVAVDGASNVLVAGSFMGTVSMGSTTLISKGYSDIFISKLDASGNYLWAKSIGNTWDGERATRMTIDAANNVYIAGTYKGGIDFDPGAYVKNITSVGALDAFLLKLNTNGTFNWVKSFGGSDNTERIYSVAVKDNSIYTVGRFMTQINCDNDGSYYINASYIGSGTERFDGWVAKINQGVTGINENVSEFYFTIYPNPTSNEFIVDLSASNQTNIQAALFDINGRKIRAIALDTPITKVDVSSLHKGLYFLQLQGNDNISMMKLLVE; translated from the coding sequence ATGAAACACACATTTTTTATTTCACTTCTTTTGTTGTTTGGCACTACTATTCACGCACAAACTATAGATTGGGCTGCACCAATCGGTGGGCACTATACAGACCGTGCCTTGTCGGTTATTATAGATGCTCAGGGCAACAAATACATAGGTGGTCACTTTAACGATACAGTAGATTTTGACTTAGGTGCAGGTCCTGCTTTCAAGGATTGTACACCCGATGCACTTGGCAGAGGAAATGCTTTTGTGCTCAAACTGGATGCTACCGATAATTTTGTGAAGGTGCTCACATTTGGCAACCCGTTAGATCCGCGCTACATAGGTGTTACCAGTATGAAAAAAGATGCTTCCGGCAATTTGTTTTTGCTAGGATATTTCAATACTACCGTAGATTTTGACCCCGATACGGCTGTTACGCATGAGGTAGTTCCCATAAGCACCAGCGATATTTTTTTAGTGAAGTTAGATGCCAATGAAAATTTTTTGTGGGCAAAGAATTGGGCTGACAACTTCCCCGAAGGATCTAATAATGGCGGTGATGAAGAAGGACCCGCAATGACTATTGATGCCTCAGGGAACGTATGTATTGCCGGTAGATATAAGGAAACGGTTGATTTTGATCCGGATACCAGTGAATATGAATTGACTTCAATGGGACAACGAGGGTATGTGTTGAAGTTTGATAACAACGGCAATTTTCTTTGGGTAAAAAGTATTGATGCCGATACCGTAGGAGGCGCTTTGGTTTTCCCGCGTTCTATTGCATCAGATGCATCAGGTAATCTGTATGTTTCCGGAGATTTTATAGGAGCTGTTGACTTTGACCCGGATACTGTTTCGGCTTATACACTTACCGACAGTATTCAGAAGGGCTTTCTGCTGAAACTATCGGCAAACGGTAGTTTTCAATGGGCAAAACAGATGGGCGGGGTTGGCGCTAGTGCAATAAGCACGTATAATTTTGTCAATGCCGTAGCGGTAGATGGGGCATCCAATGTTTTGGTAGCCGGTAGCTTTATGGGTACAGTTAGTATGGGTTCTACCACTTTAATTTCAAAAGGCTATTCCGATATTTTTATTTCCAAACTCGATGCATCGGGCAACTATTTGTGGGCAAAAAGTATAGGTAACACTTGGGACGGTGAGCGAGCCACCCGAATGACAATTGATGCAGCAAACAATGTGTATATAGCGGGAACTTACAAAGGTGGAATAGATTTTGACCCGGGTGCGTATGTAAAAAACATCACATCTGTTGGAGCCTTAGATGCATTCTTGTTAAAGCTCAACACCAATGGTACGTTTAATTGGGTTAAGAGCTTTGGTGGATCGGACAATACTGAGCGAATCTACAGTGTGGCAGTAAAAGACAACAGCATATACACCGTTGGTAGGTTCATGACACAAATAAACTGCGACAATGATGGCAGCTATTACATCAACGCAAGTTATATAGGCTCCGGCACCGAACGGTTTGATGGGTGGGTTGCTAAAATTAACCAAGGCGTTACCGGAATTAACGAAAACGTAAGTGAATTTTACTTTACTATTTATCCCAACCCTACCTCCAATGAATTTATTGTTGATTTATCGGCTTCTAATCAAACCAATATACAGGCTGCACTTTTTGATATTAACGGTAGAAAAATTCGTGCGATTGCCTTAGACACGCCTATAACTAAAGTAGATGTTAGCAGCCTTCACAAAGGACTATATTTCTTACAACTACAAGGAAACGACAACATTAGCATGATGAAATTATTGGTGGAATAG